In the genome of Coregonus clupeaformis isolate EN_2021a chromosome 11, ASM2061545v1, whole genome shotgun sequence, one region contains:
- the LOC121545308 gene encoding transcription factor MafB — MQQYTSLQHWSSRKNYCMRQESGEETLIINKSVFATLANTFTHLHQSHGSTMSAELSMGPELPNSPLALEYVNDFDLMKFDVKKEGLAGLERAGVRQCTRLQPQGSVSSTPISTPCSSVPSSPSFSPTEQKNHLEELYWMPNGGYHQQIDPQTLSLTPEDAVEALIGATAHGHPPPPHVQQQLQQGAFDGYRGPHQHHNHHGQPQQHHHPYGGGIPHHPDDLSGHPGGLSHPHTQHHHHHHHSQDPDSPSPVSPDSHQALHHHRHHHHHGHSGQGHHGSGNVEDRFSDDQLVSMSVRELNRHLRGFTKDDVIRLKQKRRTLKNRGYAQSCRYKRVQQKHVLENEKTHLIDQVEALKAEINRLARERDAYKLKCEKLTGTGANNGIREAGSRPTSDNPSSPEFFM, encoded by the coding sequence ATGCAACAGTACACGAGTCTGCAGCATTGGAGCAGTAGGAAAAACTACTGCATGAGACAAGAGAGTGGAGAAGAGACGCTTATTATTAACAAGTCTGTTTTCGCGACGCTGGCAAACACCTTCACCCATCTGCATCAGAGTCACGGCAGCACCATGAGCGCCGAGCTGAGCATGGGTCCGGAGCTCCCCAACAGCCCTCTGGCTCTGGAATACGTCAACGACTTTGACCTAATGAAGTTCGACGTGAAGAAAGAAGGTCTGGCCGGGCTGGAACGCGCCGGGGTGCGCCAGTGCACTCGGCTCCAGCCCCAGGGCTCTGTGTCCTCCACCCCGATCAGCACACCATGTAGCTCGGTGCCCTCCTCGCCCAGCTTCAGTCCCACAGAGCAGAAGAACCATCTGGAGGAGCTGTACTGGATGCCCAACGGCGGGTACCACCAGCAGATCGATCCACAGACGCTCAGCCTGACCCCGGAGGACGCAGTGGAGGCCCTGATCGGAGCCACGGCCCATGGTCACCCCCCGCCCCCGCACGTCcagcagcagctgcagcaggGCGCCTTCGATGGCTACAGAGGGCCTCACCAACACCACAACCATCATGGCCAACCCCAGCAGCACCATCATCCCTATGGGGGAGGCATCCCACACCACCCTGATGACCTGTCTGGACACCCGGGGGGGCTCAGCCACCCCCACAcccagcaccaccaccaccaccaccacagccaGGACCCAGACAGCCCATCCCCCGTCTCCCCAGACTCCCACCAAGCCCTCCACCACCACCGCCACCATCACCATCACGGCCACTCGGGCCAGGGGCACCATGGCTCAGGCAACGTGGAGGACCGCTTCTCTGACGACCAGCTGGTGTCCATGTCTGTGAGGGAGCTGAACAGACACCTGCGGGGGTTCACCAAGGACGATGTCATCCGCCTCAAGCAGAAGAGGCGGACCCTGAAGAACCGGGGCTACGCACAGTCCTGCCGTTACAAGCGGGTGCAGCAGAAGCACGTGCTGGAGAACGAGAAGACGCATCTGATAGACCAGGTGGAGGCGCTCAAGGCGGAGATCAACCGGCTGGCACGCGAGAGGGACGCCTACAA